A window of the Cannabis sativa cultivar Pink pepper isolate KNU-18-1 chromosome X, ASM2916894v1, whole genome shotgun sequence genome harbors these coding sequences:
- the LOC133032067 gene encoding uncharacterized protein LOC133032067: MCLLAVGLPSHVGISLHLFFYLLGVDDFSSWFFNLLDSKHSEVIVDAAMISWSIWKTRNEVFWQNKNCTALGVVQSARKALDQWRVATKNTAATFATGVLSNSNIWRRPLSGKIKVNVDGAIFETQRMFGFGCVARDHTGQLLEAISDSKFGVVLPEIAEVVGLKEALSWIKRKGWEDVFIETDSLMIVQAITSSVHMPSYFGLLVEDCRLILSSLKNVFISFVYRSANKAAHSLARASCSLSGCLFNERSAPLFLKNIVMAEAIP, from the coding sequence ATGTGCTTGTTGGCTGTCGGTTTGCCCAGTCATGTTGGAATCTCTCTGCATTTATTCTTCTATCTTCTTGGTGTGGACGATTTCAGCAGCTGGTTTTTCAACCTTTTGGACAGCAAGCATTCAGAGGTGATAGTCGATGCTGCTATGATATCATGGAGCATATGGAAGACTCGTAATGAAGTCTTCTGGCAGAACAAAAATTGTACAGCGTTGGGTGTAGTCCAGTCGGCACGAAAGGCTCTTGATCAATGGCGCGTTGCAACTAAGAACACAGCAGCTACATTTGCTACTGGTGTTCTCTCTAACAGCAACATTTGGCGCAGACCTTTGAGTGGTAAGATCAAGGTAAATGTTGACGGTGCTATCTTTGAAACTCAACGAATGTTTGGTTTTGGTTGTGTGGCGCGTGATCATACGGGGCAACTTTTAGAAGCAATCTCGGATTCGAAATTTGGTGTGGTGTTGCCCGAAATTGCTGAAGTTGTTGGCTTGAAGGAAGCTTTAAGCTGGATTAAGAGGAAAGGGTGGGAGGATGTGTTCATAGAGACTGATTCGTTAATGATTGTTCAAGCAATAACTAGCTCAGTTCATATGCCTTCTTACTTTGGTTTGTTGGTGGAGGATTGTCGCTTGATTTTGTCCTCTTTAAAGAATGTTTTTATTTCCTTTGTGTATCGATCTGCTAATAAGGCGGCCCATTCTCTTGCTCGGGCGTCTTGTTCTTTGTCAGGTTGTTTGTTTAATGAGCGTAGTGCTCCTTTATTTTTAAAGAACATTGTAATGGCTGAGGCTATtccttaa